The proteins below are encoded in one region of Calditrichota bacterium:
- a CDS encoding universal stress protein, which translates to MKPSKILVPVDFSPFSDYATDYSIFLSQKYNSQISLFHVIVLYEADVDEEAHVKQLEEIIKRKEENTNELFERHRQKFLTKSLEIDSEITRGISPANTILEYIDEHKFDLVLMGTHGRTGIKNWIYGSVTEKVVRLSKIPVMTIHSNPKSIQIDKILVPVDFSENSREGVKEAIKIAKDFEADIDFIHVVEQHLQTSFHVVGIESIYATNPDLKKITGSKLQEFCNCNDIEASYTVIEGTAHQTIADYSKDSGADLIVMSTRGYTGLDHLLIGSTTERVVRTASCPVLTVGRHRKD; encoded by the coding sequence ATGAAACCTTCAAAAATTTTAGTCCCAGTTGATTTTAGTCCTTTTTCAGACTATGCAACCGATTATTCCATTTTCCTTTCACAAAAATACAATTCACAAATATCATTGTTTCATGTTATTGTTTTATACGAAGCAGATGTGGATGAAGAAGCGCATGTAAAACAGTTGGAAGAAATAATTAAGCGTAAAGAAGAAAACACGAATGAACTTTTTGAAAGACACAGACAAAAATTTTTAACAAAGAGCCTGGAAATAGACTCAGAAATTACGAGGGGGATTTCACCGGCTAACACAATTTTAGAATATATTGATGAGCATAAATTTGATCTTGTTTTAATGGGAACTCACGGGCGAACAGGTATTAAAAATTGGATATATGGCAGTGTAACAGAAAAAGTTGTCCGTTTATCAAAAATACCAGTGATGACGATTCACAGTAATCCCAAAAGTATCCAGATTGACAAAATACTTGTTCCAGTAGATTTCTCAGAAAATTCCCGTGAAGGAGTAAAGGAAGCTATAAAAATAGCAAAGGATTTTGAGGCAGATATTGATTTTATCCATGTTGTTGAACAACACCTGCAAACATCTTTTCATGTTGTTGGAATTGAATCAATCTATGCTACTAATCCGGATCTAAAAAAAATAACTGGCAGCAAGCTACAAGAGTTTTGTAATTGCAATGATATTGAAGCCAGTTACACAGTCATTGAAGGTACAGCTCATCAAACAATAGCTGATTACTCAAAAGACAGCGGTGCGGATTTAATTGTTATGTCAACACGTGGATATACGGGATTGGATCATCTTCTTATCGGTTCTACAACAGAAAGAGTAGTCCGAACTGCATCATGCCCCGTTTTAACTGTTGGAAGGCATCGCAAGGATTAG